In the genome of Rhodamnia argentea isolate NSW1041297 chromosome 3, ASM2092103v1, whole genome shotgun sequence, one region contains:
- the LOC115756699 gene encoding protein TIFY 5A-like translates to MRRNCNLQFSLQSASASLSSVDFRHPDHHPDQMEGSSGRQEEQQQLTIFYNGDVCVSDVTELQARAILVFASREMQQRMTATVAVTDPQQPNSPSRRPPPAELHSPTDTGLSMKRSLQRFLQKRKLRYRATSPYHMDQ, encoded by the exons ATGAGAAGGAACTGTAACTTGCAGTTTAGCCTGCAGTCTGCttcagcttctctctcttcagtaGATTTCCGTCACCCAGACCACCATCCAGATCA GATGGAAGGGTCGAGCGGGAGGCAGGAAGAGCAGCAGCAGCTGACAATATTCTATAACGGTGATGTCTGCGTTTCCGATGTTACTGAACTACAG GCGAGAGCAATTCTAGTGTTTGCAAGCAGAGAAATGCAGCAAAGAATGACAGCTACAGTGGCCGTGACCGATCCGCAGCAGCCCAATTCGCCAAGCAGACGACCACCACCAGCTGAGCTCCATAGCCCCACTGACACCGGTCTTTCCATGAAGAGATCGCTCCAGCGATTCCTCCAGAAAAGAAAGCTTCGCTACCGAGCTACATCTCCCTATCACATGGACCAGTAG